One window of Macrococcus sp. 19Msa1099 genomic DNA carries:
- the gmk gene encoding guanylate kinase encodes MDIEKGLLIVLSGPSGVGKGTVRRAIFEDPDTDFEYSISMTTRNKREGEVDGVDYFFKSREEFETLIEQDAFIEYAEYVGNYYGTPVQYVKDTMERGKDVFLEIEVEGAKQVRKKFPEALFIFLAPPTLEHLEERLIGRGTESQEVINHRISEARKEVEMMNLYDYVVINDEVMDAKEKVQMIVEAEHLKRERVEARFRKMILEAK; translated from the coding sequence ATGGATATAGAAAAAGGTTTATTAATTGTATTATCTGGTCCCTCTGGAGTTGGTAAGGGAACTGTGCGTCGTGCGATATTTGAGGATCCGGATACTGATTTCGAATACTCAATTTCAATGACGACTAGAAACAAACGGGAAGGCGAAGTAGATGGTGTAGATTATTTCTTTAAGTCACGTGAAGAATTTGAAACACTGATTGAGCAAGATGCATTTATCGAATATGCTGAATATGTCGGGAACTACTACGGGACCCCTGTACAGTATGTTAAGGATACTATGGAACGTGGTAAGGATGTATTTTTAGAGATTGAAGTTGAAGGAGCAAAGCAAGTCAGAAAGAAATTTCCTGAAGCACTATTCATCTTCTTAGCGCCACCAACACTTGAACATCTAGAGGAACGACTTATCGGTCGTGGCACTGAAAGTCAGGAAGTCATCAATCATAGAATAAGTGAAGCACGTAAAGAAGTGGAGATGATGAATCTCTATGATTACGTAGTGATCAATGATGAAGTGATGGATGCAAAGGAAAAGGTTCAGATGATTGTTGAAGCTGAACATTTAAAACGTGAACGTGTAGAAGCACGATTCAGAAAAATGATACTGGAGGCAAAATAA